The Mucilaginibacter mallensis genome has a segment encoding these proteins:
- a CDS encoding PIG-L family deacetylase: MLRFPILRYIVFLIFCCLSINSNAQINNKVPHVLVVIAHPDDESVFSVTLYKIAKEHHGIIDLFVITDGEAGYKYATLAESYYGLVLTDQKIGRSELPRIRKRELKNAGHVLGVAHYYFMNQEDSHYGLSEHDPLDTSWDVKAVNKKLNKLLADNHYDLVFCLLPEPSTHGAHKAASLLALNAIAKMPTNKRPLILGAITHDKTDSVTEFSQYKDYEITQTVTDKPLFSIDRTACFSYRNKVNYKVIANWELAEHKSQGFTQMSMNDGDVEEFWYFKLNGTAGITKCDSLFKLLSLVPYAQKIY; encoded by the coding sequence ATGCTGCGTTTCCCTATTCTCCGATATATTGTTTTCCTGATTTTTTGCTGCTTATCCATTAATTCAAATGCTCAAATTAATAATAAAGTCCCTCATGTACTGGTAGTTATAGCTCACCCTGATGACGAGAGCGTTTTTTCAGTAACCCTATACAAAATTGCTAAAGAGCATCACGGAATAATTGATCTGTTTGTGATCACTGATGGCGAAGCGGGGTATAAATATGCCACACTGGCTGAAAGTTATTATGGGCTTGTACTTACAGACCAAAAGATAGGCAGGAGTGAATTGCCGAGGATTAGGAAACGGGAGTTGAAGAATGCCGGTCATGTGTTAGGAGTGGCTCATTATTATTTTATGAATCAGGAGGATAGCCATTATGGCTTAAGTGAGCATGATCCGCTGGATACCAGTTGGGACGTAAAGGCTGTTAATAAAAAGCTGAATAAACTGCTCGCCGATAATCATTATGACCTGGTATTTTGCCTTTTACCAGAGCCTTCAACACATGGCGCGCATAAGGCTGCTTCATTATTAGCGTTAAACGCCATAGCAAAAATGCCGACAAATAAACGTCCATTAATTTTAGGGGCAATTACACACGACAAAACCGATAGCGTTACTGAATTTTCACAATACAAGGACTATGAGATTACACAAACTGTAACGGATAAGCCTCTTTTCAGCATTGACCGCACGGCTTGTTTTAGCTACCGAAACAAGGTTAACTATAAAGTTATAGCCAATTGGGAGCTTGCCGAACATAAATCACAAGGCTTTACTCAAATGAGCATGAATGACGGGGATGTGGAGGAGTTCTGGTATTTTAAGCTGAACGGGACAGCAGGAATTACAAAATGCGATAGCTTGTTTAAGTTGCTAAGTCTGGTACCCTATGCTCAGAAAATTTACTAA
- a CDS encoding histone H1, with product MDNFKILKELIATAEKDAASFYEKGNSAAGTRLRLTLQQVKVSATAIRQEIVEKKRRK from the coding sequence ATGGATAATTTTAAAATATTAAAAGAACTGATAGCGACGGCAGAAAAAGATGCGGCCTCTTTTTATGAAAAAGGCAACAGCGCCGCAGGTACCCGCCTGCGTTTAACGCTACAGCAAGTTAAAGTTTCGGCAACCGCGATCCGCCAGGAAATAGTGGAGAAAAAAAGGAGAAAATAA